A single genomic interval of Dysidea avara chromosome 8, odDysAvar1.4, whole genome shotgun sequence harbors:
- the LOC136264562 gene encoding uncharacterized protein — protein sequence MCAAKEIHSILVEEVGEEEMRRTVESFMRECHQCSTLRHPNIIQSLGVYYPSSGAGGVQGRMRLPVMVMEVMADSLTSLVDKHEKIPVHIKFSIIHDVFLGLCYLHNQDPPIVHRDLSPNNILLTEHHVAKISDLGVAKVIMADSRKTMTKAPGTVDFMPPESLSRSPVYGPPMDVFSFAGIILHTFNQQWPSPSDQVEFDSKTRKVVALSEVDRRQQYLDKLRGEAEVLKPLVEECLDNDPVVRPTITTVCERIQVSKDVYIKESPQNVITLHKQLEQKDKIIDENNREINQLRSEVDQLKQELSSTRSVPAEQTASQVDRATLEGKGFTRTSKFNVEAPPLMPTLTSGRYHIKWTQLADLPAPMFSAYTAVQDEKVYVAGGDSPVDDAFHQVYVYDINTDQWGQLPPPGHYCGVPQVIGGKLAIIGGCLSASKQRTNKVSTFDQSSQTWVSYYPDLLSIRSRPGVVTHMEHVIVAGGVKGDDTLVLQDDIEVLNWKENCHWRKVSIYLPVPLYSSRPIIADGHLFIVGYDGVKNKVYSDAYKIPVVDITRSGEQQTSYTSTKWITMTPADHYYTTLIPNSSPPIVVGGRDPYEIATTTSDIKLFDESSKSWRNIASLSSARSHLAIAVVSDNTIIVFGGYTKGGKNALPSSLTTVELGQVYPL from the exons ATGTGTGCCGCCAAAGAGATCCACTCCATTCTGGTTGAAGAGGTGGGAGAGGAGGAAATGCGACGAACAGTGGAGTCATTTATGAGAGAGTGTCATCAATGTAGTACATTACGTCATCCAAACATCATACAGTCCCTAGGTGTTTATTATCCCTCTTCGGGGGCGGGCGGTGTACAGGGAAGAATGCGGCTACCAGTAATGGTTATGGAGGTGATGGCGGACAGCTTGACCTCACTGGTGGATAAGCACGAAAAGATTCCTGTCCACATAAAATTTTCAATCATCCATGACGTCTTCCTTGGCCTGTGCTACCTTCACAATCAGGATCCTCCCATTGTTCATCGAGATCTCTCTCCGAACAACATCTTATTGACGGAACATCATGTGGCAAAGATCAGTGATCTTGGAGTGGCCAAGGTGATAATGGCTGATAGTAGGAAGACAATGACTAAAGCTCCAGGAACTGTTGATTTCATGCCACCTGAGAGTCTTTCAAGAAGTCCAGTTTACGGTCCTCCCATGGATGTGTTCTCATTTGCTGGAATAATCCTCCACACATTTAACCAACAGTGGCCTAGTCCATCTGATCAAGTTGAGTTTGATTCCAAGACCAGAAAGGTGGTGGCTTTGTCTGAAGTTGACCGTCGTCAGCAGTACCTGGATAAGCTGAGAGGAGAGGCTGAAGTATTGAAGCCACTGGTGGAGGAGTGTCTGGATAATGATCCTGTTGTGAGGCCAACCATAACAACTGTATGTGAGAGGATCCAAGTGAGCAAGGATGTTTACATAAAGGAGTCTCCACAAAATGTTATCACTTTACATAAACAACTGGAGCAAAAGGATAAAATAATAGATGAGAATAACAGAGAAATTAATCAATTGAGATCTGAAGTTGACCAGTTGAAACAAGAACTG TCCTCCACAAGGAGTGTACCAGCGGAGCAAACAGCTAGTCAAGTCGACAGAGCAACTTTAGAAGGAAAAGGATTCACAAGAACATCAAAGTTTAATGTT GAGGCACCTCCATTAATGCCAACACTTACCAGTGGCAGGTACCACATAAAATGGACTCAGCTGGCTGATCTTCCTGCTCCAATGTTTAGTGCATACACTGCTGTACAAGACGAGAAGGTCTATGTTGCTGGTGGGGATAGTCCAGTTGATGATGCTTTCCATcaagtatatgtctatgatATCAACACTGACCAGTGGGGTCAGTTACCTCCTCCAGGTCATTATTGTGGTGTTCCTCAGGTCATTGGTGGCAAGTTGGCTATTATCGGTGGATGTCTATCTGCTAGTaaacaaagaaccaataaagTTTCCACTTTTGATCAAAGTAGTCAAACTTGGGTGTCTTATTATCCTGACCTTCTATCAATTAGGAGCAGACCAGGGGTAGTTACTCACATGGAGCATGTTATTGTTGCTGGGGGAGTGAAAGGAGATGACACATTAGTCCTACAAGATGATATTGAAGTCTTGAATTGGAAAGAGAACTGTCATTGGAGAAAAGTGTCCATTTATCTTCCAGTGCCATTGTACAGCTCCAGACCCATTATTGCTGATGGTCACCTTTTTATAGTGGGTTATGATGGTGTTAAAAACAAAGTTTACAGTGATGCCTACAAGATTCCAGTAGTTGACATCACAAGATCAGGAGAGCAGCAAACTAGTTACACATCCACCAAATGGATTACCATGACTCCTGCTGATCATTATTATACAACTCTCATCCCCAACTCGTCTCCACCAATCGTAGTTGGTGGACGCGATCCATATGAAATAGCAACAACAACATCAGATATTAAGTTGTTTGATGAGTCAAGCAAGTCATGGAGGAACATTGCTTCATTATCATCTGCTAGATCTCATTTAGCTATAGCAGTAGTCAGTGATAATACCATTATAGTTTTTGGAGGGTACACTAAAGGAGGAAAGAATGCTTTACCATCCAGTCTTACTACAGTAGAACTGGGACAAGTTTATCCACTGTAG